In Aspergillus nidulans FGSC A4 chromosome IV, a single window of DNA contains:
- a CDS encoding LysM peptidoglycan-binding domain-containing protein (transcript_id=CADANIAT00000995) — protein MQLVHLLAAGLIPALVSALLRRDVDCLFATTPANGATCQSFASNWGLSVSEFQELNPGTTCPDIDTSKAYCVVGTVTADAPGTTLTTTTSTSTTTTPTNTTTTTQPPTAANPTVPTPTMPGIVDNCDSFYKVSSGDQCDNISQRHSITTAQLRSWNSEINTDCTNLWLDYYICIHVPGATTTSLTTTTTTNAIVTGPTPQQTGIISNCNKYHLVESGDGCASIASAYGISLSNFYSWNPAVGSSCGALWLGYYVCVGTSSSQPTPTSTTSQTTTATATTAPGPSPTQSGLIKTCTSYYKAQVGDTCQAIVQEKYPYVNSLTLFVRWNPAVGSSCSNLLAGYYYCVATELHQPMPGINGRLELERNQSVMAASPVGRPGRRKSEIVAEVMISRKWPSIVPRTPSFVEHFRPFVHLSSLTFQRPPPVDSLFVYLSLFAAGPLKCDLFVSAFLVIEVDTHASQLVNQFGGRLIRLISLYVEQSSSVLEGAKKGGHIRWHILAEDQTQLSSNYRDGCLKTYSIKFWLDESVQGVVPSVLDKSELRKFGRDLGVGLDEIRKLRLDQVVWVCQWLQDAGMIECFEVQENQATAEVNPLEPLGLCPPCCVCPRPAMAQCLSLSLRGHPQPNCYIVPGQEFFLDQEDRGVNFCK, from the exons ATGCAGCTTGTCCACCTGCTTGCCGCTGGGCTCATCCCTGCGCTTGTGTCGGCCCTGCTCCGTCGTGACGTTGACTGCCTCTTTGCTACAACCCCTGCTAACGGTGCTACATGCCAGAGCTTTGCAAGCAATTGGGGGCTGTCCGTAAGCGAGTTCCAGGAACTGAACCCTGGCACCACCTGCCCTGATATAGACACAAGCAAGGCATACTGCGTCGTCGGCACTGTCACTGCAGATGCCCCAGGCACCACGCTTACTACAACGACATCCACCTCAACAACTACCACTCCTACGAATACGACAACCACTACCCAGCCTCCGACCGCGGCCAATCCGACTGTGCCTACCCCAACCATGCCTGGTATTGTAGACAACTGCGACAGCTTCTATAAGGTCTCATCGGGCGACCAGTGCGACAATATCTCTCAGAGGCATAGCATCACCACGGCTCAGCTCCGGAGCTGGAATAGCGAGATCAACACCG ACTGTACAAACCTCTGGCTTGACTACTACATCTGTATCCATGTTCCCGGCGCAACCACCACTTCTttaacaacaacaacaacaacaaatGCAATTGTGACTGGTCCTACACCCCAACAAACTGGTATCATCTCGAATTGCAACAAATACCATCTGGTTGAGTCAGGCGACGGTTGCGCCTCCATCGCCAGCGCCTACGGCATCTCACTATCTAACTTCTACAGCTGGAACCCTGCTGTTGGGTCATCCTGTGGAGCGCTGTGGCTAGGATACTATGTCTGCGTTGGGACTTCAT CCTCCCAACCAACCCCAACAAGTACAACAAGCCAAACaaccaccgccaccgccacAACAGCACCGGGCCCCTCCCCCACGCAGTCCGGTCTAATAAAAACCTGCACAAGCTACTATAAGGCACAAGTAGGGGACACGTGCCAAGCGATAGTGCAAGAAAAGTACCCCTATGTGAATTCCCTGACCCTTTTTGTGCGCTGGAACCCGGCCGTCGGGTCTAGCTGCTCGAACCTGCTGGCTGGGTACTACTACTGTGTCGCGACAGAACTCCACCAGCCCATGCCAGGGATT AATGGCAGGTTGGAATTAGAGAG GAACCAATCAGTAATGGCAGCCAGCCCGGTGGGCCGACCCGGCCGACGCAAGTCTGAAATCGTGGCCGAGGTCATGATTTCGCGAAAATGGCCATCGATTGTTCCCAGGACACCCTCTTTTGTTGAACACTTTCGACCATTTGTCCATCTTTCAAGCCTCACTTTCCAGAGGCCG CCTCCTGTTGATTCCTTGTTTGTCTATCTCAGTCTTTTTGCGGCTGGTCCGCTGAAATGCGATCTGTTTGTCTCTGCCTTCCT TGTTATTGAAGTGGATACTCACGCTAGTCAGTTGGTCAACCAGTTTGGTGGGAGGCTGATTCGATTAATATCGCTCTATGTTGAACAGAGTTCGAGTGTGTTGGAAGGAGCGAAAAAAGGGGGCCATATTCGATGGCACATTTTAGCAGAAGATCAGACGCAGTTATCGTCGAATTATCGCGACGGATGTCTGAAGACATATTCCATCAAGTTCTGGCTAGAT GAATCAGTGCAAGGAGTGGTTCCCAGTGTTCTAGACAAGTCAGAACTTCGCAAG TTTGGTCGGGATCTCGGGGTTGGCCTCGACGAAATCCGGAAACTGCGCCTGGACCAGGTAGTCTGGGTTTGTCAATGGCTTCAGGACGCCGGAATGATCGAATGCTTTGAGGTGCAGGAGAACCAAGCAACAGCCGAGGTGAACCCTTTAGAACCATTAGGTCTCTGCCCTCCGTGTTGTGTATGCCCTCGTCCAGCGATGGCCCAATGCCTCAGTCTCTCGCTTCGAGGCCATCCACAACCAAATTGCTATATTGTGCCAGGACAAGAATTTTTCCTGGACCAGGAAGATAGGGGCGTCAATTTCTGCAAGTGA